The following are encoded together in the Tursiops truncatus isolate mTurTru1 chromosome 10, mTurTru1.mat.Y, whole genome shotgun sequence genome:
- the LOC117313891 gene encoding pantothenate kinase 3: MKIKDAKKPSFPWFGMDIGGTLVKLSYFEPIDITAEEEQEEVESLKSIRKYLTSNVAYGSTGIRDVHLELKDLTLFGRRGNLHFIRFPTQDLPTFIQMGRDKNFSTLHTVLCATGGGAYKFEKDFRTIGNLHLHKLDELDCLVKGLLYIDSVSFNGQAECYYFANASEPERCQKMPFNLDDPYPLLVVNIGSGVSILAVHSKDNYKRVTGTSLGGGTFLGLCSLLTGCESFEEALEMASKGDSTQADKLVRDIYGGDYERFGLPGWAVASSFGNMIYKEKRESVSKEDLARATLVTITNNIGSVARMCAVNEKINRVVFVGNFLRVNTLSMKLLAYALDYWSKGQLKALFLEHEGYFGAVGALLGLPNFS, from the coding sequence ATGAAGATCAAGGATGCCAAGAAACCCTCTTTCCCATGGTTTGGCATGGACATCGGGGGAACTCTGGTAAAGCTCTCATATTTTGAACCTATCGATATCACAGCagaggaagaacaagaagaagTTGAGAGCTTAAAAAGTATCCGGAAATATCTGACTTCTAACGTAGCCTATGGATCCACTGGTATTCGGGATGTACACCTTGAACTGAAAGATTTAACGCTTTTTGGCCGGAGAGGGAACTTGCACTTTATCAGATTTCCAACCCAGGACCTGCCTACTTTTATCCAAATGGGAAGAGATAAAAACTTCTCAACATTACACACGGTGCTATGTGCTACAGGAGGTGGTGCTTACAAGTTTGAAAAAGATTTTCGCACAATTGGAAACCTCCACCTGCACAAACTGGATGAACTTGACTGCCTTGTAAAGGGCTTGCTGTATATAGATTCTGTCAGTTTCAATGGACAAGCAGAGTGCTATTATTTTGCTAATGCCTCAGAACCTGAGAGATGCCAAAAGATGCCTTTCAACCTGGATGATCCCTATCCACTTCTGGTAGTAAACATTGGTTCGGGAGTCAGTATTTTAGCAGTCCATTCCAAAGACAACTATAAACGAGTAACTGGGACAAGCCTTGGAGGGGGTACCTTTCTTGGTTTATGTAGTTTATTGACTGGCTGTGAAAGTTTTGAAGAGGCTCTTGAAATGGCATCCAAAGGTGACAGCACCCAAGCTGACAAGCTGGTCCGTGATATTTACGGAGGAGATTATGAAAGATTTGGTCTGCCTGGTTGGGCTGTAGCATCTAGTTTTGGGAATATGATTTATAAGGAGAAGCGAGAATCTGTTAGTAAAGAAGATCTAGCAAGAGCTACATTAGTTACTATCACCAATAACATTGGTTCTGTGGCACGAATGTGTGCtgttaatgagaaaataaacagagtTGTCTTTGTTGGAAACTTTTTACGTGTCAATACTCTCTCGATGAAACTTTTGGCATATGCACTGGATTATTGGTCAAAAGGTCAACTGAAAGCATTGTTTCTAGAGCATGAGGGATATTTTGGAGCAGTTGGTGCACTTCTTGGGCTGCCAAATTTCAGCTAA